The Dehalogenimonas lykanthroporepellens BL-DC-9 genome includes a window with the following:
- a CDS encoding 2-C-methyl-D-erythritol 4-phosphate cytidylyltransferase (KEGG: deb:DehaBAV1_0053 2-C-methyl-D-erythritol 4-phosphate cytidylyltransferase~TIGRFAM: 2-C-methyl-D-erythritol 4-phosphate cytidylyltransferase~PFAM: 4-diphosphocytidyl-2C-methyl-D-erythritol synthase), whose product MPYNAGMYNKERVAAIIAAAGRSERMQGVDKIFTPLGARPVLARAVFPFECAEAVDRIIVVLNEDSLQAGEALADYEKWSKVTDIIAGGDRRQDSVQNALNTLADDGIEWVIIHDGARPLVKVEQIEDGLKAAQNTGAAVCAVPVTDTIKLAGDNGYVKETPDRERLWSAQTPQVFRYDLIRRAYAAAAGTVTDDAMLVERLGVPVRLYKGSTVNIKITTPESMAAAETLWRRHAE is encoded by the coding sequence ATGCCTTATAATGCCGGCATGTACAATAAAGAACGTGTTGCCGCAATCATAGCCGCTGCGGGTCGCAGTGAACGCATGCAGGGAGTGGATAAGATATTCACCCCCCTTGGCGCCCGGCCGGTACTTGCCCGGGCGGTATTCCCCTTCGAGTGCGCCGAAGCCGTCGACCGGATTATCGTAGTACTCAATGAGGACAGTCTGCAAGCCGGCGAGGCCCTGGCCGATTATGAAAAATGGTCCAAGGTGACCGACATCATCGCCGGCGGCGACCGCCGCCAGGATTCAGTGCAGAATGCCCTGAACACCCTGGCTGATGACGGTATCGAGTGGGTCATCATCCACGACGGCGCCCGACCGCTGGTCAAGGTGGAGCAGATAGAGGACGGTCTGAAAGCCGCCCAGAACACCGGCGCCGCCGTTTGCGCCGTACCGGTGACCGATACCATCAAGCTGGCCGGGGATAACGGCTACGTCAAGGAAACCCCTGACCGGGAGCGGCTGTGGAGCGCCCAGACGCCTCAGGTTTTCCGTTACGACCTCATCCGCCGCGCTTACGCCGCGGCCGCCGGCACGGTTACCGACGACGCCATGCTGGTGGAGCGTCTGGGAGTACCGGTCAGGTTGTATAAAGGTTCGACGGTCAACATCAAGATTACCACTCCCGAATCCATGGCCGCCGCCGAAACGCTGTGGCGGAGACACGCCGAGTAA